A region of the Thiovulum sp. ES genome:
AAGTTACAAAATTGGAATTCAAAAAGTCTTCACTGAAAAAGTTGTTGTTGCTGGACGGAAAAAGCTGATTTCTGAACTAGAGAATCTTGAAAAAGAGTTGGAGATGCTGAAACAAGTTCAGCATGACGAAAAAGAGATCAAAAAAGTTGAAACTGTTCCAGAACCAGAGAAAGGAAATGTTTATCTGATTTGGAATGGAAAAGATTTAGAAGATTTTGGAATTTCAGCAAATAGCTTTGATGACTTTAGAGAAAAGGCTTTTAAAAAGTTTTTAGATCCAAAAGATGAGTTTGAAACAGAAAATGAATTTCAAGAACGGGCAAATATTTTTGAGAAAGAAAAAAATTTCTTAAATTTGTATTTTGGAAAACAAGAAATTGAGATGACTTACAGTCCAGAAAAGGCTGAATTTGATGTGAAAGTTAATTTTTGGAATATATCAATAGATTTTCAAATTGAGATTCCTCGAAATATTGCACGAAATTTTAAAAGCAGTGTGAAAAATTTTGATTTCTACTTTTCCAAAGATTTAGTTTTAGAAAAAGTTTCAACCAATTTTGAAAACAAAACTTTTGTTGGAAAAATCAAGAAAATAGATTTAGTTGAAATCGAACGAGAACGAGAACGAGAACGAGAAGAAATTGCTTCAAAAACAATCACCGTTGGAAATTTGATGTTTCAAGATTTTGATTTGCCAGAACCGATGAATTGGGAAAGTGCTTGTGAATATTGTGAAAAACTTCGACTTCTTGGTTTCTCAAATTGGAGACTTCCAAACAAAGATGAACTAAAAATAGTAGAAAAAAACAAAAATAGTTTCCGAAACCTTAAAAGCAATTGGTATTGGTCTAGTAGTAAAAGTAATGATTCCAGATCTTGGGTTGTCTATTTCAACGATGGGAACGACGGTTGGGGCATTCAGACGTACGATTACTTTGCTGTTTGTGTCCGTGA
Encoded here:
- a CDS encoding Protein of unknown function (DUF1566) (PFAM: Protein of unknown function (DUF1566)) yields the protein SYKIGIQKVFTEKVVVAGRKKLISELENLEKELEMLKQVQHDEKEIKKVETVPEPEKGNVYLIWNGKDLEDFGISANSFDDFREKAFKKFLDPKDEFETENEFQERANIFEKEKNFLNLYFGKQEIEMTYSPEKAEFDVKVNFWNISIDFQIEIPRNIARNFKSSVKNFDFYFSKDLVLEKVSTNFENKTFVGKIKKIDLVEIEREREREREEIASKTITVGNLMFQDFDLPEPMNWESACEYCEKLRLLGFSNWRLPNKDELKIVEKNKNSFRNLKSNWYWSSSKSNDSRSWVVYFNDGNDGWGIQTYDYFAVCVRDL